The Amycolatopsis endophytica genome includes the window TGGTGTGGTTGGTCGACCCACCGGTGGCGAGCAGCGACACCACAGCGTTGACCACCGAGCGCTCGCTGACCACCTCGGCCAGCGGCGTGTAGGAGTCGTCACGGGACAACGCGACGGCGCGCCTGGCCGCTTCTTCCGTCAGCGCCTTCCGCAGCGGCGTTCCCGGGTGGACGAAGCTCGCGCCGGGCAGGTGCAGTCCCATGACCTCGACGACCAGCTGGTTGGAATTGGCGGTGCCGTAGAACGTGCAGGTGCCCGCCGAGTGGTACGACGCCGACTCGGCCGCCAGCAGGTCCTCCCGGGTCGCGCGGCCCTCGGCGTAGAGCTGCCGCACGCGCGCCTTCTCCTTGTTCGGCAGCCCCGACGTCATCGGCCCGGCCGGGACCAGGATCGCGGGCAGGTGTCCGAAGGCCAGCGCGCCGATCAGCAGGCCGGGCACGATCTTGTCGCACACGCCGAGCAGCAGCGCGCCGTCGAACATCTCGTGCGACAGGGCGATGCCGGTGGCCATCGCGATGACCTCGCGGCTGAACAGGGACAGCTCCATCCCGGCGCGCCCCTGGGTGATGCCGTCGCACATCGCGGGCACGCCACCGGCGAACTGCGCGACGCCGCCGGCCTCGCGCGCCGCGTCCTTGATCCACGCGGGGAACTCGTCCAGCGGCTGGTGCGCGGACAGCAGGTCGTTGTAGGCGGACACGATCGCGACACCGGGCTTGCGCAGCCCGCGCAGCGCGATGCGGTCTTCGCCGCCGCACGCGGCGAAGCCGTGGGCGAGGTTGCTGCACGCGAGGCCGGCCCTGGCGGGCCCTTCGGCGCGGGCGGCGGCCATCCGTGCCAGGTAGGCGCTGCGGGTGGCGGCACTGCGCGCGGCGATGCGCTCGGTGACTTCCTCGACGACGGAGTGGACGGGTGTTCGGGCTTTTCGCACGGGAGAACCACCTGGAACTCGTCGGCTGGTCCGGCTGACGACTTCGCTGGCGTCGCACGGTCGTGACAGTGAGCACAGTAGCCGCTGTATCGCTCGGATCAAAATCGATTAAGAAGATCGTTTCAGGTGACCCCGATCACAACATCAACCTAGGGTGTGCTACTTGTCACATTGCATGCGGAACGGCAGAGTCGGTAGCAGCCCCGGCTCGCCGCCGAACTGACCCGGAGGTAGCAATGACCACCACCGAACTCGCCGAACTCCGCCGCACGATCGGCCAGCTCAAGCAATGCGTCGGAGCCCTGCGATCGCGCTACGGTGACGCCTCCGCGGTCCGCCGCCTCGCCAACGACGTCGACCGGCTCGACATCGACGCGGCCGATCTGGACCAGCCCAGCGTGCCGGCCCAGCCCAAGCCGCTCGACCCGTCGGCCGTCGTGAAGATCCCCGACGGACCGTACGACCCCGCCCTGTGGCAGGGGGCCGACGACGAAGGGGTCGGCGGATACCACCGTGACCAGCGGTGAGCGCGCCCGCCACCGAAGCCGGCCGCGCCCGGATCAGCGGGCGGACCCTGCGCACCGACCGCTGGTGGGTCCCCCCGCTGATCACCACGCTCGGGCTGGCCACGTTCGTGATCTACGCCGGCATCCGCTCGTTCGTCCGCGCCGCGTACTACGTGCCGGAGTACCACTACCTGACGCCGTTCTACTCGCCGTGCCTGAGCGATTCGTGCGTGCCCGGGTCGAGCCACTTCGGCACGCCGTTCGGTGAGCTGCCGGGCTGGATCCCGCTGGCGTTCCTGTCGCTGCCGTTCCTGCTCGGCTTCCGGCTGACCTGCTACTACTACCGCAAGGCCTACTACCGGTCGGTGTGGTTCTCCCCGCCCGCCTGCGCGGTCACCGAACCGCACGGGCGCTACACCGGGGAAACCCGCCTGCCGCTGATCCTGCAGAACGCGCACCGCTATTTCTTCTACGTGGCGGTCCTCATCTCCGTCGTCAACACCTACGACGCGATCGTGGCGTTCCACGGGGAGACCGGCGGGTTCGGGTTCGGGCTGGGGAACCTGGTCCTGCTCGGCAACGTGATCATGCTCTGGGCCTACACCGTGTCCTGCCACTCGTGCCGTCACGTGGTCGGCGGCAGGCTCAAGCACTTCTCCCGCCATCCGGTCCGGTACTGGATGTGGACCCAGGTGACCAGGCTCAACAACCGGCACATGATGCTCGCGTGGATCACCCTCGGCACCCTGGTGATCACCGATCTCTACGTGATGCTGGTGGCGAGCGACACGATTCCCGATCTGCGCTTCGTGGACTGAGCGCGTTAGGTGGCGATGGATGACCGAGGTCGAGCGGCACAGCTATGACGTGGTGGTGATCGGCGCGGGTGGCGCCGGCCTGCGAGCGGTGATCGAGGCGCGGCAGCGCGGGCTGTCGGTGGCGGTGGTGTGCAAGTCGCTGTTCGGCAAGGCGCACACGGTCATGGCCGAGGGCGGGTGCGCCGCCGCGATGGGCAACGCCAACGAGCGGGACAGCTGGCAGGTGCACTTCCGGGACACCATGCGCGGCGGGAAGTTCCTCAACAACTGGCGAATGGCGGAGCTGCACGCGAAGGAGGCGCCGGACCGCGTCTGGGAGCTGGAGACCTACGGCGCGCTGTTCGACCGCACCAAGGACGGCCGCATCAGCCAGCGCAACTTCGGCGGGCACACCTACCCCCGCCTGGCGCACGTCGGCGACCGCACCGGGCTCGAGCTGATCCGCACGATGCAGCAGAAGATCGTGTCGCTGCAACAGGAGGACCTGCGCGACCACGGCGACTACGAGGCCAAGCTCAAGGTGTTCGCCGAGTGCACGATCACCGAGCTGCTCAAGGACGGCGACCGCATCGCCGGCGCGTTCGGGTACTGGCGGGAAAGCGGCCGGTTCATCCTGTTCGAGGCGCCGGCCGTGGTGCTCGCGACCGGCGGAATCGGCAAGTCGTTCAAGGTCACGTCGAACTCGTGGGAGTACACCGGCGACGGGCACGCGCTCGCGCTGCGTGCCGGGGCGGACCTGATCAACATGGAGTTCGTCCAGTTCCACCCGACCGGTATGGTCTGGCCGCCGAGCGTCAAGGGCATCCTCGTCACCGAGGGCGTGCGCGGTGACGGTGGCGTGCTCAAGAACTCCGAGGACAAGCGGTTCATGTTCGACTACGTGCCGGACGTGTTCAAGGGTCAGTACGCCGACTCCGAGGAGGAGGCCGACCGCTGGTACACCGACCAGGAGGCCAACCGCCGGACGCCGGACCTGCTGCCGCGTGACGAGGTGGCGCGGGCGATCAACTCGGAGGTCAAGGAGGGGCGCGGATCGCCGCACGGCGGCGTGTTCCTGGACATCGCCAGCAGGCTGACGCCGGAGGAGATCCGCAGGCGGCTGCCGTCGATGTACCACCAGTTCAAGGAACTGGCCGATGTGGACATCACGGCCGAGGCGATGGAGGTCGGGCCGACCTGCCACTACGTGATGGGCGGCATCGAGGTCGACCCGGACACCGCGGCTTCCAGTGTGCGCGGGCTGTTCGCGGCCGGTGAGTGTTCCGGCGGGATGCACGGGTCGAACCGGCTGGGCGGCAACTCGCTGTCGGACCTGCTGGTGTTCGGCCGTCGCGCCGGACTCGGCGCTTCGTCCTATGTGGAGGGTCTGGAGACCCGTCCGTCGGTGGCGCAGGCCGACATCGACAACGCGGCGCGCACCGCGCTCGTCCCGTTCGACCCGCCCGCCGAGGGTGTCGAGGAGAATCCGTACACGCTGCACAGCGAGCTGCAGCAGTCGATGAACGACCTCGTCGGCATCATCCGCAAGGCCGAGGAGATCGAGCAGGCGCTGGCGAAGCTGGAGGAGATCAAGAAGCGCATCCGCAACGTCACCGTCGAGGGGCACCGGCAGTTCAACCCGGGCTGGCACCTGGCCGTGGACCTGCGCAACATGCTGCTGGTCAGCGAGTGCGTGGCGCGGGCGGCACTGCTGCGCACCGAAAGCCGCGGCGGGCACACCCGCGACGACTACCCGCAGATGGATTCGGTGTGGCGCAACAGGTTGCTGGTGTGCAGCGCCTCCGGTGAGGATCCGCTGGCGCTGGAGGTCGACGTCACGCCGAAGGACCAGGAGCCGATGCGCGCCGAGCTGCTGGAGCTGTTCGAGCTGTCGGAGCTGGAGAAGTACTACACCGACGACGAGCTGGCCGGGCACCCGGGGAGGCAATCGTGAGTTACAAGGCGTCTTTCCGGGTCTGGCGCGGGGATTCGGCGGGCGGTGGGCTGCAGGACTTCACCGTGGAGGTCAACGAGGGTGAGGTCGTGCTCGACATCATCCACCGGTTGCAGGCCACGCAAGCCTCGGACCTGGCCGTGCGGTGGAACTGCAAGGCGGGCAAGTGCGGTTCGTGCTCGGCGGAGATCAACGGCCGCCCGCGGCTGCTGTGCATGACGCGGATGTCGGTGTTCGACGAGGACGAGGTCATCACCGTGACGCCGATGCGGACGTTCCCGGTGATCCGCGACCTGGTCACGGACGTCTCCTACAACTACACCAAGGCGCGCGAAATCCCCGCGTTCACGCCGCCGGCGGACCTGAAACCGGGCGAGTACCGGATGAAGCAGGTCGACGTGGAGCGCTCGCAGGAGTTCCGCAAGTGCATCGAGTGCTACCTGTGCCAGAACACCTGCCACGTGATCCGCGACCACGACGAGAACAAGGAGAACTTCGCCGGGCCGCGCTACCTGATGCGGATCGCGGAGCTGGAAATGCACCCGCTCGACGTGGCCGACCGGCGGCACGCCGCCCAGGACGAGCACGGGCTCGGGTACTGCAACATCACGAAGTGCTGCACGGAGGTCTGCCCGGAGGGCATCCACATCACGGACAACGCGCTGATCCCGATGAAGGAGCGCGTGGCGGACCGCCGCTACGATCCGGTGGTCTGGCTGGGCAGCAAGATCTTCCGCCGCACGAGCGACTGAGCTGACCCGTCATCGCGTCCACGGTGGCCGGGGACAGGATCTCGTCCGCGACCAGCCCCGCGATGCCCGTCAGGGTG containing:
- a CDS encoding succinate dehydrogenase/fumarate reductase iron-sulfur subunit, encoding MSYKASFRVWRGDSAGGGLQDFTVEVNEGEVVLDIIHRLQATQASDLAVRWNCKAGKCGSCSAEINGRPRLLCMTRMSVFDEDEVITVTPMRTFPVIRDLVTDVSYNYTKAREIPAFTPPADLKPGEYRMKQVDVERSQEFRKCIECYLCQNTCHVIRDHDENKENFAGPRYLMRIAELEMHPLDVADRRHAAQDEHGLGYCNITKCCTEVCPEGIHITDNALIPMKERVADRRYDPVVWLGSKIFRRTSD
- a CDS encoding fumarate reductase/succinate dehydrogenase flavoprotein subunit, which encodes MTEVERHSYDVVVIGAGGAGLRAVIEARQRGLSVAVVCKSLFGKAHTVMAEGGCAAAMGNANERDSWQVHFRDTMRGGKFLNNWRMAELHAKEAPDRVWELETYGALFDRTKDGRISQRNFGGHTYPRLAHVGDRTGLELIRTMQQKIVSLQQEDLRDHGDYEAKLKVFAECTITELLKDGDRIAGAFGYWRESGRFILFEAPAVVLATGGIGKSFKVTSNSWEYTGDGHALALRAGADLINMEFVQFHPTGMVWPPSVKGILVTEGVRGDGGVLKNSEDKRFMFDYVPDVFKGQYADSEEEADRWYTDQEANRRTPDLLPRDEVARAINSEVKEGRGSPHGGVFLDIASRLTPEEIRRRLPSMYHQFKELADVDITAEAMEVGPTCHYVMGGIEVDPDTAASSVRGLFAAGECSGGMHGSNRLGGNSLSDLLVFGRRAGLGASSYVEGLETRPSVAQADIDNAARTALVPFDPPAEGVEENPYTLHSELQQSMNDLVGIIRKAEEIEQALAKLEEIKKRIRNVTVEGHRQFNPGWHLAVDLRNMLLVSECVARAALLRTESRGGHTRDDYPQMDSVWRNRLLVCSASGEDPLALEVDVTPKDQEPMRAELLELFELSELEKYYTDDELAGHPGRQS